From one Cynocephalus volans isolate mCynVol1 chromosome X, mCynVol1.pri, whole genome shotgun sequence genomic stretch:
- the LOC134367699 gene encoding probable ATP-dependent RNA helicase DDX53: MSRVPDWKRAERSPGAPGASCDDRGGRGSSWNGPSGGLGPRAAGSHEPPLCFRLENHLVGSVIGRGGSKIKDLQRSTNTKIQIKKGDCEAVVKIFGSKDMKAKAKAAIDTLIKRQERYRSESDVDNAASQPPVGRDVSTVNVVREAPPLMDLDRIKAEAVAWEKRKWADLPPIKKDFYTESKATSSMSKEQVDKWRKENYNVMCDDLKDGEKRPIPNPACEFEDAFRPYTELMKSITRAGFQKPTPIQAQAWPIALKGVDLIGVAQTGTGKTLSYLMPGFIHLDGQPISREQRNGPGMLVLTPTRELALQVEAECSKYSYKGLKSICIHGGRNREGQIQGITKSVDIIIATPGRLNDLQMNKFVDLRSITYLVLDEADKMLHLGLEHQIKKILLDVRPDRQTVMTSATWPDSVRRLAQSYLKEPMIVYVGTLDLVAVNTVKQNIIVTTEAEKRALIQEFLENMSPKDKVIVFVNRKLVVDDLSSDFGIQGLPVQSLHGDRELCDREEALEDFKSGKVKILITTDLVSRGLDVNDITHVYNYDFPQNIEEYIHRVGRTGRAGKTGTSISLITQDNSKIANELIQILKRANQSVPEDLVAMAKRYNFHKQKKGTQ; this comes from the coding sequence ATGTCCCGGGTCCCGGACTGGAAGAGGGCAGAGCGTAGTCCAGGAGCTCCTGGGGCCAGCTGCGATgacagaggtggcagaggcagcagttGGAATGGCCCCTCAGGCGGTTTGGGTCCTAGAGCCGCAGGCTCCCATGAACCACCACTCTGCTTTAGACTGGAGAACCACCTGGTTGGCTCAGTCATTGGTCGTGGtgggtcaaaaataaaagacctacagCGTTCGACAAAcactaaaatacagataaaaaagggggactgcgaagcagtagtgaaaatttttggcagcaaagatatgaaagcaaaggccaaggcagctatagatactcttattaaaagacaagaaaggtaCCGTTCAGAATCGGATGTGGATAATGCTGCGTCCCAACCTCCTGTTGGGAGAGACGTAAGCACAGTTAACGTTGTCAGAGAAGCTCCGCCATTGATGGATTTGGATCGTATTAAGGCAGAAGCCGTGgcgtgggaaaaaagaaagtgggcagATTTACCACCAATTAAGAAAGACTTTTACACAGAATCCAAAGCTACAAGCTCCATGTCTAAAGAACAGGTAGacaagtggaggaaagaaaattacaacgtAATGTGTGATGACTTGAAAGATGGTGAGAAGCGTCCCATCCCTAATCCAGCTTGTGAATTTGAGGACGCTTTCCGTCCGTACACAGAACTTATGAAAAGCATAACAAGGGCGGGTTTTCAAAAACCAACACCAATTCAGGCACAGGCATGGCCCATTGCCTTAAAAGGAGTAGATCTTATAGGAGTTGCCCAAACTGGCACAGGCAAAACATTGTCCTACTTAATGCCTGGGTTTATTCATCTTGATGGTCAACCGATATCTAGAGAACAAAGGAATGGACCTGGCATGCTAGTCCTCACTCCCACCAGAGAATTAGCTCTTCAGGTGGAAGCTGAATgttctaaatattcatataaaggtcTGAAAAGTATTTGTATACATGGTGGTAGAAATAGAGAAGGACAAATTCAAGGCATTACCAAAAGTGTAGATATCATTATTGCAACTCCTGGAAGACTGAATGACCTGCAAATGAATAAGTTTGTTGACCTACGAAGCATAACCTACTTGGTCTTAGATGAGGCAGATAAAATGCTACATCTGGGGCTTGAGCAccagattaagaaaattttgttagatgtgCGCCCAGATCGGCAGACTGTTATGACAAGTGCAACTTGGCCAGATTCTGTCCGTAGACTTGCACAGTCTTATTTGAAAGAGCCTATGATTGTTTATGTTGGCACTCTGGATCTAGTTGCTGTAAACACAGTGAAGCAAAATATAATCGttaccacagaagcagaaaaacgaGCTCTTATCCAAGAATTCCTAGAGAATATGtcaccaaaagacaaagtcatagtGTTTGTCAACCGAAAACTTGTTGTTGATGACTTATCAAgtgattttggtatccaaggcCTCCCTGTGCAATCACTACATGGTGACAGAGAGCTATGTGATCGAGAGGAAGCATTAGAAgactttaaaagtggaaaagtgaAGATATTGATTACAACTGATTTAGTATCCCGAGGACTTGATGTTAACGATATCACACacgtatataattatgatttcccACAAAACATTGAAGAATATATCCACAGAGTAGGACGTACTGGACGAGCAGGAAAGACTGGAACGTCAATTTCCCTTATCACTCAAGATAATTCAAAGATTGCCAATGAATTGattcaaattctgaaaagagCAAATCAGAGTGTCCCAGAAGATCTTGTAGCGATGGCCAAGCGATACAACttccataaacaaaaaaaggggacacag
- the LOC134366573 gene encoding probable ATP-dependent RNA helicase DDX53 has translation MSRVPDWKRAERSPGAPGASCDDRGGRGSSWNGPSGGLGPRAAGSHEPPLCFRLENHLVGSVIGCGGSKIKDLQRSTNTKIQIKKGDCEAVVKIFGSKDMKAKAKAAIDTLIKRQERYRSESDVDNAASQPPVGRDVSTVNVVREAPPLMDLDRIKAEAVAWEKRKWADLPPIKKDFYTESKATSSMSKEQVDKWRKENYNVMCDDLKDGEKRPIPNPACEFEDAFRPYTELMKSITRAGFQKPTPIQAQAWPIALKGVDLIGVAQTGTGKTLSYLMPGFIHLDGQPISREQRNGPGMLVLTPTRELALQVEAECSKYSYKGLKSICIHGGRNREGQIQGITKSVDIIIATPGRLNDLQMNKFVDLRSITYLVLDEADKMLHLGLEHQIKKILLDVRPDRQTVMTSATWPDSVRRLAQSYLKEPMIVYVGTLDLVAVNTVKQNIIVTTEAEKRALIQEFLENMSPKDKVIVFVNRKLVVDDLSSDFGIQGLPVQSLHGDRELCDREEALEDFKSGKVKILITTDLVSRGLDVNDITHVYNYDFPQNIEEYIHRVGRTGRAGKTGTSISLITQDNSKIANELIQILKRANQSVPEDLVAMAKRYNFHKQKKGTQ, from the coding sequence ATGTCCCGGGTCCCGGACTGGAAGAGGGCAGAGCGTAGTCCAGGAGCTCCTGGGGCCAGCTGCGATgacagaggtggcagaggcagcagttGGAATGGCCCCTCAGGCGGTTTGGGTCCTAGAGCCGCAGGCTCCCATGAACCACCACTCTGCTTTAGACTGGAGAACCACCTGGTTGGCTCAGTCATTGGTTGTGGtgggtcaaaaataaaagacctacagCGTTCGACAAAcactaaaatacagataaaaaagggggactgcgaagcagtagtgaaaatttttggcagcaaagatatgaaagcaaaggccaaggcagctatagatactcttattaaaagacaagaaaggtaCCGTTCAGAATCGGATGTGGATAATGCTGCGTCCCAACCTCCTGTTGGGAGAGACGTAAGCACAGTTAACGTTGTCAGAGAAGCTCCGCCATTGATGGATTTGGATCGTATTAAGGCAGAAGCCGTGgcgtgggaaaaaagaaagtgggcagATTTACCACCAATTAAGAAAGACTTTTACACAGAATCCAAAGCTACAAGCTCCATGTCTAAAGAACAGGTAGacaagtggaggaaagaaaattacaacgtAATGTGTGATGACTTGAAAGATGGTGAGAAGCGTCCCATCCCTAATCCAGCTTGTGAATTTGAGGACGCTTTCCGTCCGTACACAGAACTTATGAAAAGCATAACAAGGGCGGGTTTTCAAAAACCAACACCAATTCAGGCACAGGCATGGCCCATTGCCTTAAAAGGAGTAGATCTTATAGGAGTTGCCCAAACTGGCACAGGCAAAACATTGTCCTACTTAATGCCTGGGTTTATTCATCTTGATGGTCAACCGATATCTAGAGAACAAAGGAATGGACCTGGCATGCTAGTCCTCACTCCCACCAGAGAATTAGCTCTTCAGGTGGAAGCTGAATgttctaaatattcatataaaggtcTGAAAAGTATTTGTATACATGGTGGTAGAAATAGAGAAGGACAAATTCAAGGCATTACCAAAAGTGTAGATATCATTATTGCAACTCCTGGAAGACTGAATGACCTGCAAATGAATAAGTTTGTTGACCTACGAAGCATAACCTACTTGGTCTTAGATGAGGCAGATAAAATGCTACATCTGGGGCTTGAGCAccagattaagaaaattttgttagatgtgCGCCCAGATCGGCAGACTGTTATGACAAGTGCAACTTGGCCAGATTCTGTCCGTAGACTTGCACAGTCTTATTTGAAAGAGCCTATGATTGTTTATGTTGGCACTCTGGATCTAGTTGCTGTAAACACAGTGAAGCAAAATATAATCGttaccacagaagcagaaaaacgaGCTCTTATCCAAGAATTCCTAGAGAATATGtcaccaaaagacaaagtcatagtGTTTGTCAACCGAAAACTTGTTGTTGATGACTTATCAAgtgattttggtatccaaggcCTCCCTGTGCAATCACTACATGGTGACAGAGAGCTATGTGATCGAGAGGAAGCATTAGAAgactttaaaagtggaaaagtgaAGATATTGATTACAACTGATTTAGTATCCCGAGGACTTGATGTTAACGATATCACACacgtatataattatgatttcccACAAAACATTGAAGAATATATCCACAGAGTAGGACGTACTGGACGAGCAGGAAAGACTGGAACGTCAATTTCCCTTATCACTCAAGATAATTCAAAGATTGCCAATGAATTGattcaaattctgaaaagagCAAATCAGAGTGTCCCAGAAGATCTTGTAGCGATGGCCAAGCGATACAACttccataaacaaaaaaaggggacacag